A single region of the Hoeflea prorocentri genome encodes:
- a CDS encoding FGGY family carbohydrate kinase, whose translation MLKRDTPGNDPLVLALDGGTGSCRAILFDLKGREVAVGQREWHHPTTPEAPGGMDFDTATNGVLFDEVCREVVADIDGAAERIKAISTTSMREGMVLYDDDGAVLWACPNVDGRAREQAEELAQSGMAARIFETAGDWVSLTSSSRFLWIRQNQPELFDRTKVFGLISDWIATRLTGEYTTEPSAGSSSALFDLKKRSWSTELISDLGLDPAICPRVVESGEICGEVTAEAAARTGLEAGTPVYAGGGDTQLALVGLAQKPGDATLVAGSFWQMTAITNQPVIDPKRRARTLCHARPGQWMIEGIGFFTGFSLRWFRDAFCELEDREASETGRSVFEIMEEKAGQVPPGCNGLHAVFSSVMQSDSWSHPPPSFVGFDVNNAGGSNRVACIRALMESGAFVSDLHRAIVSECTGRDYQRIMMTGGSAQGQVWPQIIADAFNAPVDISTVKETTALGAAILAAQGAGLIADATEMASGIERTHEPDPDAHSVLREKHAEWQSLDAEMVSLALRGLAEPMWRAPGGLPRS comes from the coding sequence ATGTTGAAAAGAGACACACCGGGAAACGACCCTTTGGTTCTCGCCCTTGACGGCGGTACAGGCAGCTGCCGTGCCATCCTCTTTGACCTCAAGGGCCGGGAAGTCGCAGTCGGTCAGCGGGAATGGCACCATCCGACAACGCCCGAGGCACCTGGAGGCATGGATTTCGACACGGCGACCAACGGTGTGCTGTTTGACGAGGTCTGTCGGGAGGTCGTGGCGGATATCGACGGTGCCGCAGAGCGTATCAAGGCCATTTCGACGACATCAATGCGTGAAGGCATGGTGCTGTACGATGACGATGGCGCGGTGCTTTGGGCTTGTCCGAATGTCGACGGGCGCGCCCGTGAACAGGCTGAGGAACTGGCGCAATCCGGGATGGCGGCACGCATATTCGAGACCGCCGGCGACTGGGTCTCCCTGACGTCATCCTCGCGGTTTCTCTGGATCCGGCAAAACCAGCCTGAGCTCTTCGATCGCACAAAGGTCTTCGGCCTGATCAGCGACTGGATCGCAACACGCCTGACGGGCGAATACACAACGGAGCCAAGCGCCGGCTCATCATCGGCGCTCTTTGATCTGAAGAAACGAAGCTGGTCAACCGAGCTGATTTCAGACCTCGGCCTTGATCCGGCTATTTGCCCGCGTGTCGTGGAGTCCGGCGAAATCTGCGGTGAGGTTACCGCCGAGGCTGCCGCACGAACCGGCCTTGAGGCGGGCACTCCGGTTTACGCGGGCGGCGGCGATACGCAACTCGCGCTCGTCGGCCTTGCTCAAAAACCAGGAGATGCGACACTGGTCGCCGGGTCCTTTTGGCAGATGACCGCCATAACAAACCAGCCTGTGATCGATCCCAAGCGGCGCGCCCGGACGCTCTGCCACGCCCGTCCGGGCCAATGGATGATTGAGGGGATCGGTTTTTTCACCGGCTTCAGCCTGCGTTGGTTCCGCGATGCCTTTTGCGAACTGGAAGATCGCGAGGCATCGGAAACAGGACGATCGGTTTTTGAAATCATGGAGGAAAAGGCCGGTCAGGTTCCACCGGGATGCAATGGCCTTCACGCCGTTTTCTCCTCGGTCATGCAGTCCGATAGCTGGAGCCATCCCCCACCGAGCTTTGTGGGCTTCGATGTCAATAATGCAGGTGGAAGCAACCGTGTTGCCTGTATCCGCGCTTTGATGGAAAGCGGCGCATTTGTCAGCGATTTGCATCGGGCGATCGTTTCGGAATGCACCGGGCGTGACTATCAGCGGATCATGATGACCGGCGGCAGTGCTCAGGGACAGGTATGGCCGCAAATCATTGCCGATGCGTTCAATGCGCCTGTGGATATATCAACGGTCAAGGAAACGACGGCGCTCGGCGCCGCCATTCTGGCCGCCCAGGGAGCGGGCCTCATCGCTGACGCAACCGAGATGGCCAGCGGGATCGAGCGAACGCACGAACCCGACCCGGATGCGCATTCCGTCCTTCGCGAAAAGCACGCAGAGTGGCAATCGCTGGATGCTGAGATGGTCAGTCTTGCGCTTCGGGGCCTCGCTGAACCCATGTGGCGGGCACCGGGCGGATTACCCCGGTCATGA